In one Methanobrevibacter arboriphilus genomic region, the following are encoded:
- a CDS encoding CBS domain-containing protein produces the protein MIEDLCAKDIMLKDVIVSSPTDLVAAAKLKMVRANIGGVPVVDGDELVGLITHRDVLLAGSEAMGLKVRDLMSKELSTVTKSVNIKEISRIMADTGYQRIPVVEDKKLLGLITQSCIIRAVADNIDKK, from the coding sequence ATGATTGAAGATTTATGTGCTAAAGATATAATGTTGAAAGATGTTATAGTTTCATCACCCACTGATTTGGTAGCAGCTGCTAAGCTTAAAATGGTAAGGGCAAACATTGGGGGCGTCCCTGTTGTTGACGGTGATGAACTTGTAGGTCTTATAACTCATAGGGATGTTTTACTTGCAGGTAGTGAAGCTATGGGACTTAAAGTTAGAGATTTAATGAGTAAAGAATTATCTACAGTAACAAAATCAGTCAATATAAAAGAAATAAGTAGAATAATGGCAGATACTGGATACCAAAGGATTCCTGTTGTTGAAGATAAAAAACTCCTTGGTTTAATTACTCAAAGCTGTATAATAAGAGCAGTTGCAGATAATATTGATAAAAAATAG
- a CDS encoding ATP-dependent DNA ligase gives MKYKKLVDVYESLAATTKRLEKTSILSEFFKEVDIETLPKVVLMALGTVFPPWCEEEQGLADKLLMKSIANVVGVSINKVEDQVREQGDIGGAAEELYKNKSQTTFFFKPLEIDFVFNNLRKLAKISGDRSTSRKIAIVLELLSSATATEAKYISRTIIEELRIGVGEGTIRDAISQAFEVEKSVADRAHMLTNDLGLVAKVAKEEGENGLKKLNLSPGKPVKPMLAQLSEGIAISVEEMGEAICETKYDGIRVQIHKKNDKINLFTRRLENISKAIPEMVDYIRESFPNQDFIAEGEIIATKNNNPISFQYMLQRVRRKYNIEKAIEDVPLKLYLFDLLYFKEPMIDKPLEIRRATLESIVKTEKNQINLSKMIKVTSENISDAQILFNESISKGHEGIMIKNPKEPYIPGIRGKKMLKFKAEPETLDVVVVGGTYGVGKRASFIGSYKVALADENGDLKTLAHVATGLDDETLAELTNLMKKYKIVEKGTKIDVEPRIILEIAYSEIVKSPEYEAGYSLRFPVVKRIREDKGLSDIDTVERLKSMFKG, from the coding sequence ATGAAGTATAAAAAACTAGTTGATGTATATGAATCATTGGCTGCAACAACAAAGCGTTTGGAAAAAACAAGCATATTATCTGAATTTTTTAAAGAAGTAGATATTGAAACACTTCCAAAGGTTGTTCTTATGGCCCTAGGTACAGTTTTCCCCCCATGGTGTGAAGAAGAACAAGGCTTAGCTGATAAATTACTTATGAAATCAATAGCCAATGTTGTGGGTGTTTCAATAAATAAAGTAGAGGATCAAGTCAGAGAACAAGGTGATATTGGAGGAGCTGCTGAAGAATTATATAAAAATAAATCTCAAACAACTTTCTTTTTTAAACCTCTCGAGATAGATTTTGTATTTAATAATCTTAGAAAATTAGCTAAAATCTCTGGTGATAGGTCAACATCAAGAAAAATAGCTATTGTTTTAGAACTTTTATCATCTGCCACAGCAACTGAAGCAAAATATATATCTAGAACTATAATTGAAGAGCTTAGAATAGGGGTTGGAGAAGGAACAATACGTGACGCAATTTCACAAGCATTTGAAGTAGAAAAATCAGTTGCAGATCGTGCACATATGCTTACAAATGATTTAGGATTAGTAGCTAAAGTAGCTAAAGAAGAAGGAGAAAATGGACTCAAAAAATTGAATTTAAGTCCTGGTAAGCCGGTGAAACCTATGTTAGCTCAGCTTTCAGAGGGAATAGCTATTAGTGTTGAAGAAATGGGAGAAGCTATCTGTGAAACAAAATATGATGGAATAAGAGTTCAGATACATAAAAAAAATGACAAAATAAATCTATTTACCCGTCGACTTGAAAATATTAGTAAAGCAATTCCTGAAATGGTAGATTATATCAGAGAATCATTTCCCAACCAAGATTTTATAGCCGAGGGTGAAATAATTGCTACAAAAAATAATAATCCTATATCTTTTCAGTATATGCTGCAAAGAGTAAGAAGAAAATACAATATTGAAAAAGCAATTGAAGATGTACCACTCAAATTATATCTTTTTGACCTTCTCTATTTTAAAGAGCCAATGATAGATAAACCATTAGAAATAAGACGTGCAACACTTGAATCTATTGTTAAAACTGAAAAGAATCAAATAAATCTTAGTAAGATGATTAAAGTCACATCTGAAAATATTTCAGATGCTCAAATACTCTTTAATGAATCCATATCGAAAGGACATGAAGGAATTATGATAAAAAATCCAAAAGAACCATATATTCCTGGAATACGTGGAAAAAAAATGCTAAAATTTAAGGCTGAACCAGAAACATTAGATGTAGTAGTGGTAGGTGGGACTTATGGTGTTGGAAAAAGAGCAAGCTTTATTGGATCATATAAAGTAGCTTTAGCTGATGAAAATGGTGATTTAAAAACATTAGCACATGTAGCTACTGGTTTAGATGATGAAACATTAGCAGAACTAACTAATCTCATGAAAAAATACAAGATTGTAGAAAAAGGTACAAAGATAGATGTTGAGCCAAGAATAATTCTAGAAATTGCATATAGTGAAATCGTTAAAAGTCCTGAATATGAAGCAGGATACTCTTTGCGATTTCCAGTAGTAAAAAGGATTAGGGAAGATAAAGGACTATCAGATATTGATACAGTGGAACGTTTAAAATCTATGTTTAAAGGATAG
- the glmM gene encoding phosphoglucosamine mutase yields MKKRLFGTFGVRKTANDFLTPEFASKLAASYGTLIKGKVAIGGDTRTTTPMIKHAIIAGLMSSGCDVIDLGILPTPAVQYAVRNYYDGGIIVTASHNPPKYNGIKFVDKDGIGLSDTDEIAIENIYFDGEVNRASWKSIGNLFKNDKIIEEYIEEVLKRVDVKAIQEVKLKVVLDCGSGAGCFTAPTILRRLGCELITLNSQADGFFPGRDPEPIEANLGDLISAVKNLGADLGIAHDGDADRTICIDEKGKFVLGDKSFSLVQKRMLKEKNENLAHENTTNIIVTTVATSTAIYDIAKENNGEVIATAVGDLLVARKLKEENGLFGGEENGGLIFPDFVYGRDAALSAAKILEIMAIENKKLSELVEELPVYYSEKMKCECEDDKKQEVMEKVAGEVANLGYAIDTTDGVKIFKNEGWVIIRPSGTEPIFRCFSESNSQKTATEMAEWGISLIEKFKDY; encoded by the coding sequence ATGAAAAAACGATTATTCGGAACATTTGGTGTAAGAAAAACAGCTAATGACTTTTTAACACCAGAATTTGCATCAAAGCTAGCTGCAAGTTATGGTACTTTAATTAAAGGGAAAGTAGCTATTGGAGGAGATACTAGAACAACAACGCCAATGATAAAACATGCTATAATTGCAGGACTTATGTCCTCTGGATGTGATGTTATAGATTTAGGAATTCTACCAACCCCTGCAGTACAGTATGCAGTTCGAAATTATTATGATGGAGGAATAATAGTCACTGCATCTCATAACCCTCCAAAATACAACGGTATTAAATTTGTTGATAAAGATGGTATAGGCTTAAGTGATACTGATGAAATAGCTATCGAAAATATATATTTTGATGGTGAAGTAAATCGTGCATCTTGGAAATCTATTGGAAATCTTTTTAAAAATGATAAAATAATCGAAGAATACATAGAAGAAGTTCTTAAAAGAGTTGATGTTAAAGCAATTCAAGAGGTCAAATTAAAAGTTGTTCTTGATTGTGGATCAGGAGCAGGATGTTTTACTGCACCAACTATTTTAAGAAGACTTGGATGTGAATTGATAACATTAAATTCTCAAGCAGATGGATTTTTCCCTGGTCGTGACCCAGAACCGATTGAAGCAAATTTAGGTGATTTAATATCTGCTGTTAAAAATTTAGGTGCAGATTTAGGAATAGCTCATGATGGGGATGCTGATAGAACAATATGTATTGATGAGAAAGGAAAGTTTGTTCTTGGTGATAAATCATTCTCTTTAGTTCAAAAAAGAATGTTAAAAGAAAAAAATGAAAATTTAGCTCATGAAAACACTACAAATATAATTGTAACTACAGTTGCTACCTCAACAGCAATATATGATATTGCAAAAGAAAATAATGGAGAAGTAATAGCTACTGCTGTAGGAGATCTTCTTGTAGCTCGAAAATTAAAAGAAGAAAATGGACTATTTGGTGGAGAAGAAAACGGAGGATTGATTTTTCCAGACTTCGTATATGGAAGAGATGCAGCACTTTCAGCAGCAAAAATATTAGAAATAATGGCCATAGAAAACAAAAAATTATCAGAACTTGTAGAAGAGCTTCCAGTATATTATTCAGAAAAAATGAAATGTGAATGTGAAGATGATAAAAAACAAGAAGTTATGGAAAAAGTTGCAGGTGAAGTAGCTAACCTGGGATATGCCATTGATACAACAGATGGTGTTAAAATCTTTAAAAATGAGGGTTGGGTTATAATTCGTCCTTCTGGTACTGAACCAATATTTAGATGTTTTTCTGAAAGTAATTCCCAAAAAACAGCTACTGAAATGGCTGAATGGGGAATATCATTGATTGAAAAATTCAAAGATTATTGA
- a CDS encoding OB-fold nucleic acid binding domain-containing protein, translated as MEITDEKIFKIALITTLIGLIGMIIFAGEISPKEVIIKDIDRGMIDEEVTVTGNIDTIQKSSNGKNYILTLNDGSGRINMMIFESTITKFAENEINIENFENKKVIVTGTVTEFKSTMELIIHDSNSIKIEN; from the coding sequence ATGGAAATAACAGATGAAAAAATATTTAAAATAGCTTTAATAACAACACTAATTGGATTAATAGGAATGATTATTTTTGCAGGAGAAATAAGTCCAAAAGAAGTGATTATAAAAGATATAGATAGAGGAATGATAGATGAAGAGGTCACGGTTACTGGGAATATAGATACGATACAAAAATCATCAAATGGAAAAAATTACATACTAACTCTTAATGATGGTTCTGGAAGAATAAATATGATGATATTTGAATCTACAATAACAAAATTTGCAGAAAATGAAATTAACATTGAAAATTTCGAAAATAAAAAGGTTATAGTTACAGGAACTGTTACTGAATTTAAATCAACGATGGAATTAATTATACATGATTCAAATTCCATCAAGATAGAAAATTAA
- a CDS encoding tetratricopeptide repeat protein codes for MPIISFGSQDIDLITGKKTMTIRKLWKNPLKVGDRLHCYWNLVSKEKKKIFEAEVIDVELIPFKDLKNNDKIAKEEGYGSSQDMIKEFKKMYVNGIDDEDIFQIIHFKKLDVDKWEGEKIDEKAMVTQRADILFDSGKYDKSALCYTAALKFDPEDVYLLNKRGDNLSRLGKFEEAIECYNKALKIEPKNEYIWNNKSIALLNYGDPEEALNANNNAMKINPKNPVVLYWRGFILEVLGKFNEAIDIYDDLLKIDSKNPEVWNARGNLLSEMEKLEEALKSYDTALELCFDDEEVDAETQNRKGNALLDLGRFDEALESYDKAIEIANNNSEDSSYFILNKGVVLMELNRFQEAMESFTKVLAIDPNNDDARVLRDECLENL; via the coding sequence ATGCCAATTATATCATTTGGAAGCCAAGACATAGACCTCATAACTGGCAAAAAAACAATGACTATTAGAAAGTTATGGAAAAATCCTCTTAAAGTTGGAGATAGATTACATTGTTATTGGAATCTAGTTTCTAAAGAAAAAAAGAAAATATTTGAAGCTGAAGTTATTGATGTTGAACTAATTCCATTCAAAGATTTAAAAAATAATGATAAAATAGCTAAAGAAGAGGGATATGGCAGTTCTCAAGATATGATTAAAGAATTTAAAAAGATGTATGTTAATGGTATTGATGATGAAGATATATTTCAAATAATTCATTTTAAAAAGTTAGATGTTGATAAATGGGAAGGTGAAAAGATTGATGAAAAAGCAATGGTGACTCAAAGAGCAGATATATTGTTTGATAGTGGTAAATATGATAAATCTGCTCTGTGTTATACTGCTGCTTTAAAATTTGATCCTGAAGATGTTTATTTACTAAATAAGAGAGGAGATAATTTATCTCGTTTAGGTAAGTTTGAAGAGGCTATTGAATGTTATAATAAAGCTTTGAAAATAGAGCCTAAAAATGAATATATTTGGAATAATAAATCTATTGCTCTTCTTAATTATGGTGATCCTGAAGAAGCTTTAAATGCTAATAATAATGCAATGAAAATAAATCCTAAAAACCCTGTTGTTTTATATTGGAGAGGATTTATTTTGGAGGTTTTAGGAAAATTTAACGAAGCTATTGATATCTATGATGATTTATTAAAAATAGATAGTAAAAATCCTGAAGTTTGGAATGCTCGTGGAAATTTGCTTTCTGAAATGGAAAAATTAGAAGAAGCCTTAAAATCATATGATACGGCATTAGAATTGTGTTTTGATGATGAAGAAGTGGATGCTGAAACACAAAATAGAAAAGGCAATGCTCTTTTAGATCTTGGAAGATTTGATGAAGCATTAGAATCTTATGACAAAGCTATAGAAATTGCTAATAATAATTCAGAAGATTCAAGCTATTTCATACTTAATAAAGGAGTCGTTTTAATGGAATTAAATAGATTTCAAGAAGCAATGGAAAGCTTTACTAAAGTATTAGCAATAGATCCTAATAATGATGATGCTAGAGTTTTAAGAGATGAATGTTTGGAGAATTTATAA
- a CDS encoding gamma carbonic anhydrase family protein, producing MVINSLNDLKPVLHKSVRTFEGSHIIGDVKIGENSSVWYNAVIRGDKGPIIIGKSTNIQDNCVIHCSDTLTTTLKDFVSVGHGAIIHGCEIGENVIIGMNATILNDSKIGNDSIIGAGSVVTEGKEFPDKSLILGVPGRVVRQLTSDEINKIKLNALNYVELMKDY from the coding sequence ATGGTCATTAATAGTTTAAATGATTTAAAACCAGTATTGCATAAATCTGTGAGGACTTTTGAGGGTTCTCATATTATCGGTGATGTAAAAATAGGTGAAAATTCTTCTGTGTGGTATAATGCAGTTATTAGGGGGGATAAAGGACCTATAATCATAGGTAAATCTACTAATATTCAAGATAATTGTGTTATTCATTGTTCTGATACTTTAACCACTACATTAAAGGATTTTGTTTCAGTAGGTCATGGTGCAATTATCCATGGCTGTGAAATAGGTGAAAATGTTATTATTGGAATGAATGCGACAATTTTAAATGACTCAAAAATTGGTAATGATTCTATTATTGGTGCAGGGTCTGTTGTAACAGAAGGAAAAGAATTTCCAGACAAAAGTTTAATTTTAGGAGTTCCTGGAAGAGTAGTAAGACAATTAACTTCTGATGAGATAAATAAAATTAAATTAAATGCATTAAATTATGTGGAATTAATGAAAGATTATTAG
- a CDS encoding anaerobic ribonucleoside-triphosphate reductase activating protein, which yields METGGTLISSVEYNGKISLVIFMAHCPLRCPYCHNAELLETGEETPLKDILGIINDSSDYIDAVVISGGEPLVQLDNTIEVLKYSKSLGLKTKVDTSGCYPERIKKILNFTDYVAMDIKAPFNKYKEIIGSDIGKNVEKSMEIINGNQNTFLECRTTYVPTLLNHEDIKQISREIDCDVYTLQQFRNNNVLDENLKDVKSPNPLELKKLAKEIKPILKKVKVKTSEFGEECI from the coding sequence ATGGAAACAGGAGGAACTTTAATATCTTCAGTTGAGTATAATGGAAAGATATCATTAGTTATATTTATGGCTCATTGTCCTTTAAGATGTCCATATTGTCATAATGCAGAATTATTAGAAACTGGTGAAGAAACACCTTTAAAAGATATTCTGGGAATTATTAATGATTCTTCAGACTATATAGATGCTGTTGTAATATCTGGAGGAGAACCTTTGGTTCAATTAGATAATACAATTGAAGTATTAAAATATTCAAAATCTTTGGGCCTTAAAACTAAAGTTGATACAAGTGGCTGTTATCCTGAGCGCATAAAAAAAATTTTAAATTTCACTGATTATGTTGCTATGGATATTAAAGCTCCATTTAATAAGTATAAGGAAATTATAGGTTCGGATATTGGTAAAAATGTTGAAAAAAGTATGGAAATAATCAATGGCAATCAAAATACTTTTTTAGAGTGTAGAACTACTTATGTCCCTACACTTTTGAATCATGAAGATATTAAACAAATTTCTCGTGAAATTGATTGTGATGTTTATACATTACAACAATTTAGAAATAATAATGTATTAGATGAAAATTTAAAAGATGTTAAAAGCCCAAATCCTTTAGAACTTAAAAAATTAGCTAAAGAAATAAAACCTATTTTAAAAAAAGTAAAAGTAAAAACATCAGAGTTTGGAGAAGAGTGTATTTAG
- a CDS encoding glutaredoxin family protein, translated as MKLEHVDGENKGNIILFALSTCGWCKKTRMLIEDLGVEYDYIYVDLTNGDEREEAVETLKQYNPDISFPTLVINDSDTIIGFEEDRIKSKLS; from the coding sequence ATGAAATTAGAACATGTAGATGGTGAAAATAAAGGAAACATTATTCTGTTTGCTTTGAGTACTTGTGGATGGTGTAAAAAAACAAGAATGTTAATTGAAGATCTTGGGGTAGAATACGATTACATTTATGTTGATTTAACAAATGGTGATGAAAGAGAAGAAGCTGTTGAAACCCTTAAACAATATAATCCAGACATCTCATTCCCAACATTAGTTATAAACGATTCAGATACAATAATCGGATTCGAAGAGGATAGAATTAAATCCAAATTAAGTTAA
- a CDS encoding ferredoxin-thioredoxin reductase catalytic domain-containing protein, translating to MGQAYDNFKKEAESSGYNVNDDVEFVEMLLENIDVNIERYGYGACPCRLASGEKEKDLDLICPCDYRDEDLNDYGACFCALYVTQDVLDGKKKLTSIPDRRLKELELKKNKKTQSNKDNVSSLNFEFPVWRCKVCGYLCSRPKPPNNCPICKVDAERFEQIL from the coding sequence ATGGGTCAAGCTTATGATAACTTTAAAAAAGAAGCTGAATCTTCTGGTTATAATGTCAATGATGATGTGGAATTTGTAGAGATGTTGCTTGAAAACATTGATGTTAATATTGAAAGATATGGATATGGAGCTTGTCCTTGTAGATTAGCATCAGGAGAAAAAGAAAAAGATCTTGATTTAATTTGTCCCTGTGATTACAGAGATGAGGATTTAAATGATTATGGAGCCTGTTTCTGTGCATTATATGTTACTCAAGATGTTCTAGATGGTAAAAAAAAGTTAACATCAATACCAGATAGGAGGTTGAAGGAATTGGAACTTAAAAAAAATAAAAAGACTCAATCAAACAAAGATAATGTTTCATCTCTTAATTTTGAGTTTCCTGTGTGGAGATGCAAAGTTTGTGGATATTTATGTAGTAGACCAAAACCTCCAAATAACTGTCCAATCTGTAAAGTAGATGCTGAAAGATTTGAACAAATATTGTAA
- the hisC gene encoding histidinol-phosphate transaminase, with the protein MRVRKIVNELDPYIPGRSQDEIAEEFGLKKEDIIKLGSNENPWGPSKKAISSIENELSSINRYPESDLSDLKKEIASYSGVNISEVIVGGDGADEIIDILAKTFIEEGDEFIVPLPSYMYYEFLFKPYGAIPIYGRWNLEDNTLDLDSIISKINEKTKMIFLCSPNNPTGALVSREDIIKILEFTEEKEIVLVIDEAYFEYSGVNNLDLIKNNSNVFIMRTMSKVFGLAGMRVGYGLANSEMIEYMHRIKPVFSLTKLSYFAALNTLKDKEYIENSIKKGIESREFLFKELSKINSLNVLKSYSNYILIGIKEIGITAKDLSQKLMENGVIVRDCTSFKGLDEYWIRVSIGTIEEDKKFLEIFNKIINDI; encoded by the coding sequence ATGAGAGTAAGAAAAATAGTAAATGAATTAGATCCTTATATTCCTGGAAGGTCTCAAGATGAGATAGCTGAAGAATTTGGTTTGAAAAAAGAAGATATAATAAAATTAGGATCTAATGAAAACCCCTGGGGTCCTTCAAAAAAAGCTATTTCTAGTATTGAAAATGAATTAAGTTCCATAAATCGTTATCCTGAATCTGATTTATCTGATTTAAAAAAAGAGATTGCAAGTTATTCAGGAGTTAATATTTCGGAAGTTATTGTTGGTGGAGACGGTGCTGATGAAATTATTGATATCTTAGCAAAAACATTTATAGAAGAAGGAGATGAATTTATTGTTCCTTTACCATCTTATATGTATTATGAATTTTTGTTTAAACCATATGGAGCCATTCCTATTTATGGAAGGTGGAATTTAGAAGATAATACTCTGGATCTTGATTCTATTATATCTAAAATAAATGAAAAAACAAAAATGATATTTTTATGCTCTCCTAACAATCCTACTGGTGCTTTAGTATCTAGAGAAGATATAATTAAGATTTTAGAATTTACTGAAGAAAAAGAAATAGTTTTAGTTATAGATGAAGCTTATTTTGAGTATTCTGGAGTAAATAACTTAGATCTTATAAAAAACAATTCAAATGTTTTTATAATGAGGACAATGTCTAAAGTTTTTGGATTAGCGGGCATGAGAGTTGGATATGGTCTTGCAAATTCTGAAATGATAGAATATATGCATAGAATAAAACCAGTATTTTCCCTTACGAAACTTTCTTATTTTGCAGCATTAAATACACTTAAAGATAAAGAATATATTGAAAATTCAATAAAAAAAGGTATTGAAAGTAGAGAATTTTTATTTAAAGAGTTATCTAAAATAAATTCACTAAATGTTCTTAAATCATATTCTAATTATATTTTAATTGGAATAAAAGAAATTGGAATTACTGCAAAAGATTTATCTCAGAAACTTATGGAGAATGGTGTAATTGTTAGAGATTGTACTTCATTTAAAGGATTAGATGAATATTGGATTAGAGTTAGTATTGGTACAATAGAGGAAGATAAAAAATTTTTAGAAATTTTTAATAAGATTATTAATGATATATAA
- the thiC gene encoding phosphomethylpyrimidine synthase gives MTQMKEARKGNITKEVEIIANEEHISPEKLRKMIAIGKVVIPKNINKKTKPCGIGDNLKTKINANIGSSSKMENLPLEIEKAKTAVKYGADALMDLSTGPNLKEFRERIMDEINIPIGTVPIYEAGVSTQKRGEPITSMSEEDIFRAIENQAKEGVDFMTLHCGINKDLVEKLTHAKRTMGIVSRGGTFLASWILHNGLENPLYENYDYILEIAYEYDITLSLGDGLRPGCLQDATDISQIQELVNLGTLVKRAQDASVQSMVEGPGHVPMNQIASNMQIQKTLCYGAPFYVLGPIVTDLAPGYDHITSAIGGAIAAQSGANFLCYVTPAEHLSIPNLEDVKEGVIASKIAAQAADVAKGLNSALKKEKDMAIARKTFNWDKQFELAFDREKCEKYRESCPVEEEDMCSMCGEYCAIRIAKDDF, from the coding sequence TTGACTCAAATGAAAGAAGCTAGAAAAGGCAACATAACCAAAGAAGTTGAAATTATAGCTAACGAGGAACATATTTCTCCTGAAAAACTTAGAAAGATGATTGCTATAGGTAAAGTTGTAATACCAAAAAATATCAACAAAAAAACAAAACCATGTGGAATTGGAGACAATTTGAAAACAAAAATCAATGCAAACATTGGATCATCATCAAAAATGGAAAATCTACCTCTTGAAATTGAAAAAGCTAAAACAGCAGTGAAATATGGTGCTGATGCATTAATGGATTTGAGTACTGGACCAAATCTTAAAGAATTTAGAGAAAGAATAATGGATGAAATAAATATCCCCATAGGAACTGTTCCAATATATGAAGCAGGAGTATCTACACAAAAAAGAGGAGAACCTATAACAAGTATGAGTGAAGAAGATATTTTTAGAGCAATTGAAAATCAAGCCAAAGAAGGTGTTGATTTTATGACACTTCACTGTGGTATAAATAAAGACCTTGTAGAAAAATTAACACATGCTAAAAGAACAATGGGTATTGTTAGTAGAGGAGGTACTTTTCTAGCATCATGGATTCTTCATAATGGTTTAGAAAACCCTTTATACGAAAACTATGATTATATTCTTGAAATAGCATATGAATATGATATTACCTTAAGTTTAGGAGATGGATTAAGACCAGGTTGTCTTCAGGATGCAACAGATATCTCACAAATACAAGAATTAGTAAATCTTGGAACTTTAGTAAAAAGAGCACAAGATGCATCAGTACAAAGTATGGTAGAAGGCCCAGGACATGTTCCAATGAACCAAATAGCATCAAATATGCAAATACAAAAAACTCTATGTTACGGTGCTCCTTTCTATGTTCTTGGACCAATTGTCACTGATTTAGCTCCAGGATATGACCATATTACTTCTGCAATAGGAGGAGCTATAGCTGCACAATCAGGAGCTAATTTCTTATGTTATGTTACACCTGCTGAACATCTATCAATTCCAAATCTTGAAGATGTAAAAGAAGGAGTTATTGCTTCTAAAATAGCAGCTCAAGCCGCAGATGTTGCAAAAGGATTAAATTCTGCATTAAAAAAAGAAAAAGATATGGCAATAGCTAGAAAAACATTTAATTGGGATAAACAGTTTGAACTTGCATTTGATAGAGAAAAATGTGAAAAATATCGTGAAAGCTGTCCAGTGGAAGAAGAAGATATGTGTTCCATGTGTGGAGAATACTGTGCTATTCGAATAGCAAAAGACGACTTTTAA